In the Verrucomicrobiia bacterium genome, TTTTGGGCATCTGCATCCCCCAGCGCTACGGCGGCGCAGGCTACGACTACATCTCCTTCGGGCTGGCCTGCGAGGAACTGGAATATGCCGACACTTCCGCCCGGGTGATAATGTCCGTCCATCTGGGGCTCAATTCCCTCACCCTTCTTTCCTGGGGAACGGAAGAGCAGAAGCAAAAATATCTGGTTCCGCAGGCCAAAGGGGAGAAAGTGGCGACCTTCGGGCTGACCGAGCCGAACGCCGGCTCCGATGCCGTCGGCATCCAGACCACCGCCCGGAAGGATGGAAGCAAGTACATCCTGAACGGCGAAAAAATCTGGATTTCGCTGGCGGACGTGGCAGATAATTTTTTGATTTTCGGCTGGACCGACCAGGAAAAAAAGAAAAAGCGGGACCACACCGGCTTATCCGCCTTCATCGTGGAACGCTCCTTCCCTGGCGTCAAAACCGGCACCATCCACGGCAAACTGGGGGTTCGCGCCGGCAACACCGGCTTTATCGTATTGACCGACGTGCCGGTCCCCAAAGAAAATCTTCTGGGACAGGAAGGGGAGGGATTCAAGATTGCAATGTTCTGTCTGGAACAGGGGCGTTTCACCGTCGCCTCCGGTGCCACGGGGCTCACCCGCGCCTGTCTGGACGCCTGCGTTTCCTACGCTCAGACGCGCAAAACCTTCACCCGCCCCATTGGTGAGCACCAATTGGTAAAAGAGATGATTGCCAATATGGTGAAGGGGTACGAGGTCTCCCGGCTTTTGTGGCTCAAGGCCGCCTGGCTGAAAAACAAAGGGGAGCGTAACACCCGCGAAACCTCGCTGGCGAAATGGGTCGCCTGTCTG is a window encoding:
- a CDS encoding acyl-CoA dehydrogenase family protein codes for the protein MIDFELNEDHKNIETLVREFAAREVLPGIRERDREQKFDPNLLKKMGQADILGICIPQRYGGAGYDYISFGLACEELEYADTSARVIMSVHLGLNSLTLLSWGTEEQKQKYLVPQAKGEKVATFGLTEPNAGSDAVGIQTTARKDGSKYILNGEKIWISLADVADNFLIFGWTDQEKKKKRDHTGLSAFIVERSFPGVKTGTIHGKLGVRAGNTGFIVLTDVPVPKENLLGQEGEGFKIAMFCLEQGRFTVASGATGLTRACLDACVSYAQTRKTFTRPIGEHQLVKEMIANMVKGYEVSRLLWLKAAWLKNKGERNTRETSLAKWVACLESEKAAADAVQVHGSYGFSDEYPVERFYRNSKGSSIYEGTREIHTLMQADYVLGYRTDKPVRVKLPPYPFD